From a region of the Streptomyces sp. NBC_00102 genome:
- a CDS encoding TetR/AcrR family transcriptional regulator — MARALEEAPPYDELSEQILDAAREQFMTFGLRRSTVDDVARRAKVSRVTVYRRIGNKEALVSACLLREYRRFVGEVDEAVSELPSVEDRLVTGFVAVLRHVREHPLIGGLLKLEPEVMLPFLTVDSGPAFLAMRDFLTDRLQHAQRMEGRPATDSAPVAEVMVRITVSFLLNPLSCFELDDDEQVAAFARRCLVPLLTAG, encoded by the coding sequence ATGGCGAGGGCGCTCGAAGAGGCCCCGCCGTACGACGAGTTGAGCGAGCAGATCCTCGACGCGGCCCGTGAGCAGTTCATGACCTTCGGGCTGCGCCGCTCGACCGTCGACGACGTGGCCAGGCGGGCCAAGGTGTCCCGGGTCACGGTCTACCGGCGCATCGGCAACAAGGAGGCCCTGGTCTCCGCGTGCCTGCTGCGCGAGTACCGCCGTTTCGTGGGCGAGGTGGACGAGGCGGTGTCCGAACTGCCATCGGTGGAGGACCGGTTGGTCACCGGGTTCGTGGCGGTGCTCCGGCACGTGCGCGAACACCCCCTCATCGGCGGTCTGCTGAAGCTGGAGCCGGAGGTCATGCTGCCCTTCCTCACGGTGGACAGCGGTCCCGCCTTCCTCGCCATGCGTGACTTCCTGACCGACCGCCTCCAGCACGCCCAGCGGATGGAGGGCCGGCCGGCGACGGACTCGGCGCCGGTCGCGGAGGTGATGGTGCGCATCACCGTCTCCTTCCTCCTCAACCCGCTGAGCTGCTTCGAACTCGACGACGACGAGCAGGTGGCGGCCTTCGCCCGCCGCTGCCTCGTCCCGCTCCTCACGGCCGGGTGA
- a CDS encoding oxygenase MpaB family protein, with protein MGRYSRLRAIRRMDPVQDCAEILRLMSQYEFPWDYRQGVSVAFLRDFGVPRISVLLDRTQEFERNGQKRYDDTVLIGYEMAADGFDSERGRAAARHLNRIHGRYRIPNEDYLYVLATTVVGPKRWIDRFGWRPLCRQEVQALAEVGRSMGRMMGIESVPATYAEFEALLDTYEAEMFAPAPANRRVATATLRTMTSWYPSPLRPLAARFALALLDEPLLRALGFTPQPRWFRAVAVRAVRARSRGVRLLPARPGWLPSRPRPRSYPFGYRLDDLGPHWAQNRPVEPLPDEVPEGSPGAGPGERPAPRPGLRRSEGLTRP; from the coding sequence ATGGGCCGCTACAGCCGCCTGAGGGCGATTCGCCGGATGGACCCGGTACAGGACTGCGCCGAGATCCTCCGGCTGATGTCCCAGTACGAGTTCCCCTGGGACTACCGGCAGGGCGTGAGCGTCGCGTTCCTCCGCGACTTCGGCGTCCCCCGCATCTCCGTACTGCTCGACCGCACCCAGGAGTTCGAGCGGAACGGGCAGAAGCGCTACGACGACACGGTGCTCATCGGCTACGAGATGGCGGCCGACGGCTTCGACTCGGAGCGCGGGCGGGCCGCCGCCCGCCATCTCAACCGCATCCACGGCCGCTACCGCATCCCCAACGAGGACTACCTCTACGTCCTGGCCACCACGGTCGTCGGCCCGAAGCGCTGGATCGACCGGTTCGGCTGGCGCCCCCTGTGCCGGCAGGAGGTGCAGGCCCTGGCCGAAGTGGGCCGGAGCATGGGCAGGATGATGGGCATCGAATCGGTCCCCGCCACCTACGCGGAGTTCGAGGCGCTGCTCGACACGTACGAGGCGGAGATGTTCGCCCCCGCGCCCGCGAACCGCCGGGTCGCCACCGCCACGTTACGGACGATGACGAGCTGGTACCCGTCCCCGCTGCGCCCGCTGGCCGCCCGCTTCGCGCTGGCGCTCCTGGACGAACCGCTACTGCGTGCCCTGGGGTTCACCCCGCAGCCCCGCTGGTTCCGGGCCGTGGCGGTACGCGCGGTGCGGGCCCGCTCACGCGGGGTACGGCTGCTGCCCGCCAGGCCCGGATGGCTGCCCTCCCGGCCCCGGCCGCGCAGCTACCCCTTCGGCTACCGGCTCGACGATCTCGGGCCGCACTGGGCGCAAAACCGCCCGGTCGAGCCGCTGCCGGACGAGGTGCCGGAGGGTTCACCGGGTGCGGGACCCGGCGAACGCCCCGCGCCCCGGCCCGGCCTGCGCCGGTCCGAGGGGCTCACCCGGCCGTGA